In the Maribacter sp. MJ134 genome, one interval contains:
- a CDS encoding M14 family zinc carboxypeptidase, translating to MVKILRSLLFLLPILSIAQLQSPSEFLGYELGSQFTRHHQVVDYYEYLVGASPDRMQLMQYGKTNERRPLLLAYISSANNIENLERIRLEHLKSTSGEGASDKAIVWLSYNVHGNESVSTEASMQTIYDLLTRKSDYLENTIVIMDPCINPDGRDRYVNWYNQYKNSPNTVDPNSKEHHEGWWSGRSNHYMFDLNRDWAWLTQVESQQRLKQFNKWLPHVHVDFHEQGVDSPYYFAPAAEPYHEVITDFQRAFQVTIGKNHAKYFDENGWFYFTKESFDLLYPSYGDTYPTYNGGIGMTYEQGGSGRAGLGIKTSIGDTLTLKDRISHHHTTGLSTVEVASNNVAKLNDEFKKFYQDKDFKYKNYVLNGNQDKLNALTNLLKQHEIEFGYASNTTYKGYDYATGKIGAMKASTKSLVVSTDQAKGTLVKVLFEPKAKLSDSVTYDITAWSLPYAYGLDALATETGIQKNTATNTVGSFGIATPDSYAYITDWNAMNDAKFLAELLKQKIRVRYAHKPFMLDGIEHKRGSLIITKTDNKNITDFSEILNEASIKFSKRLQPTTTGFVESGKDFGSRYVGVVPDVKVAVLSGEPTATLRFGEVWHYFEQQLNYPLSVLDESYFSRVDLSDYDILILPDGWGYRSFLKKNITEKITDWVKAGGRLIAMGGSVNALAKSDSFSIKEKETPKDTTVNLEAFENNQRERIKTAITGAIFKATVDPTHPLAYGYGNTYYTLKLGNTAFNYLDGGSAVYLNENANKPVSGFAGSEAQKKIAETLIFGTENIGRGQVVYMVDNPLFRGFWENGKLFFANAIFMIN from the coding sequence ATGGTTAAAATTTTACGTTCCCTCCTATTTCTACTACCTATTTTATCAATTGCGCAGCTACAATCCCCTTCAGAATTTTTGGGTTATGAACTTGGAAGCCAGTTTACAAGACACCATCAAGTAGTAGACTACTACGAATATCTTGTCGGGGCATCGCCGGACAGGATGCAATTAATGCAGTATGGGAAAACCAATGAAAGAAGACCTTTATTATTAGCATATATTTCCTCAGCGAATAATATTGAAAATCTAGAGCGTATTCGGTTAGAGCATCTAAAAAGCACCAGTGGAGAGGGAGCATCGGATAAAGCCATCGTATGGCTTAGTTATAATGTTCACGGTAACGAAAGTGTTAGCACGGAAGCATCCATGCAGACCATTTATGATTTACTCACCCGTAAGAGCGACTATTTAGAAAATACCATCGTCATTATGGACCCCTGTATTAATCCAGACGGTAGGGATCGGTATGTAAATTGGTACAACCAGTATAAAAACAGCCCAAATACGGTTGATCCCAACAGCAAAGAACACCATGAAGGTTGGTGGAGTGGTCGCAGCAACCATTACATGTTCGACCTTAACAGGGATTGGGCATGGCTCACACAGGTAGAAAGTCAACAAAGACTGAAACAGTTTAACAAATGGCTACCCCATGTGCACGTAGATTTTCATGAACAAGGTGTAGATAGTCCTTATTATTTCGCCCCCGCGGCCGAACCTTATCATGAGGTGATCACTGATTTTCAACGAGCGTTTCAGGTAACTATCGGTAAAAACCATGCAAAATATTTTGATGAAAACGGATGGTTTTACTTTACCAAAGAATCGTTTGACTTGTTATATCCCAGCTACGGAGATACCTATCCAACCTATAACGGTGGTATTGGCATGACCTATGAACAGGGAGGAAGCGGTAGAGCGGGTCTCGGTATTAAAACCAGTATTGGGGACACCCTTACGTTGAAAGACCGAATTTCTCATCACCACACTACCGGACTTTCCACTGTGGAGGTGGCAAGTAATAATGTGGCAAAATTGAATGATGAATTCAAGAAATTCTATCAGGACAAGGACTTCAAGTACAAAAACTATGTGCTCAACGGAAACCAGGATAAATTGAATGCGCTGACCAACCTGTTAAAACAGCATGAAATCGAGTTCGGTTATGCCTCCAATACAACATATAAAGGATATGACTATGCGACAGGGAAAATAGGCGCTATGAAGGCATCGACCAAAAGTCTGGTCGTTTCAACAGACCAAGCTAAGGGAACTTTGGTGAAGGTACTATTTGAGCCTAAAGCAAAATTAAGTGATTCGGTTACCTATGATATAACCGCTTGGTCCCTACCCTATGCCTATGGCTTGGATGCATTGGCAACAGAGACCGGCATTCAGAAAAATACGGCTACGAATACCGTAGGAAGCTTTGGGATAGCAACGCCGGATAGCTATGCCTACATTACCGATTGGAATGCCATGAACGATGCTAAATTTCTTGCGGAATTGCTCAAGCAAAAAATACGGGTGCGTTATGCTCACAAACCCTTTATGTTAGACGGGATTGAACACAAAAGAGGAAGTCTTATCATTACTAAAACGGACAATAAAAACATAACCGACTTTAGTGAAATTTTAAATGAGGCATCTATTAAATTTTCTAAACGGCTCCAACCCACAACTACCGGTTTTGTAGAGAGTGGAAAAGACTTTGGCTCTAGATACGTCGGCGTTGTACCAGATGTAAAAGTTGCCGTATTATCCGGTGAACCGACCGCTACACTCCGTTTTGGCGAAGTATGGCATTATTTTGAACAACAGCTCAACTACCCATTATCCGTTTTGGACGAAAGCTACTTTAGTCGTGTAGATTTATCCGACTATGACATTTTAATTCTTCCTGACGGATGGGGATATCGCAGTTTCTTAAAGAAGAACATTACCGAAAAAATCACGGATTGGGTTAAAGCCGGTGGTAGGTTAATCGCCATGGGCGGGTCCGTAAACGCCTTAGCTAAAAGTGATAGTTTTAGCATCAAGGAAAAAGAAACACCTAAAGACACCACGGTAAATCTTGAAGCTTTTGAAAACAATCAAAGAGAACGCATTAAAACGGCTATCACCGGCGCAATCTTTAAAGCTACGGTAGACCCTACACACCCCTTAGCATACGGTTATGGCAATACTTACTATACCCTAAAACTCGGTAATACCGCCTTTAATTATTTAGACGGTGGCAGCGCGGTATATCTTAATGAGAACGCGAACAAACCGGTTTCTGGTTTTGCAGGGAGCGAGGCTCAAAAGAAAATTGCGGAAACACTGATTTTTGGAACCGAAAATATAGGAAGAGGTCAAGTTGTTTATATGGTTGATAATCCATTGTTTCGAGGGTTTTGGGAAAATGGAAAACTATTCTTTGCCAACGCCATATTCATGATCAATTAA
- a CDS encoding SIMPL domain-containing protein — protein sequence MKYISSIIFGAAIVIAAYFLGNAYIKRASPPQIISVTGLGNENFTSDLIVWEGKFSANNTVLKSAFEQLNIDKAVVRDYLVSKGIKEENIIFNSVQTTETRDNKYDNGNYVGSIFRGYQLTQSIKIESPNVALIEQVSREITELLNRGVQFNSFPPRYYYTKLADLKIEMISKATEDARIRAEKIAENSGSRLGDLSSARMGVFQITGQNSGEDYSWGGAYNTTSKKKTASITMKLDYRVD from the coding sequence ATGAAATATATTTCGTCAATTATCTTCGGTGCCGCCATAGTAATCGCCGCCTATTTTCTTGGAAACGCCTATATCAAAAGAGCTAGTCCGCCGCAGATTATTTCCGTGACGGGTCTTGGAAACGAAAATTTTACATCGGACCTCATTGTTTGGGAGGGGAAGTTTTCCGCAAACAATACGGTGTTAAAATCAGCATTTGAGCAGTTAAACATAGATAAAGCTGTCGTCAGGGATTACCTAGTGTCAAAAGGTATAAAAGAAGAAAACATCATTTTTAATAGCGTACAGACTACGGAAACGAGAGATAACAAATACGACAATGGTAATTATGTCGGTAGTATTTTTAGAGGTTACCAATTAACCCAGTCCATTAAAATAGAATCACCCAATGTAGCGCTTATTGAACAAGTGTCTAGAGAGATTACAGAGCTTTTGAACAGAGGCGTTCAGTTCAACTCTTTCCCTCCCCGCTATTACTATACCAAGCTGGCGGATTTAAAAATAGAGATGATTTCCAAAGCAACGGAAGATGCCAGGATAAGAGCTGAGAAAATTGCAGAAAATTCGGGGAGTAGATTAGGCGACTTATCTTCTGCGCGAATGGGCGTTTTTCAGATAACAGGTCAAAATTCCGGTGAAGATTACTCTTGGGGCGGAGCCTATAATACCACATCCAAAAAGAAAACGGCGTCTATCACCATGAAATTGGACTATAGGGTAGACTAA
- a CDS encoding DUF4177 domain-containing protein encodes MKAYKVETLIYYSKITLDTKHIANSSKAEIQEKLDAYAKDGWRLASTDATNFGAAVYIYLYFEK; translated from the coding sequence ATGAAAGCATATAAAGTCGAAACACTTATCTATTACAGTAAAATTACCCTGGACACCAAGCATATTGCCAATTCTTCAAAAGCAGAAATTCAAGAAAAGTTAGATGCATATGCCAAGGATGGTTGGCGACTGGCTTCAACGGACGCTACCAACTTCGGTGCAGCGGTTTACATCTATCTTTATTTTGAAAAATAG
- a CDS encoding pyridoxamine 5'-phosphate oxidase family protein, translating to MEQVFWKELNEELHKGTTKKGHPFRYMTLATVGLDHLARLRTVVLRKLNENLDLTIFTDKRSKKVIHIKENNKVSLLLYHPKKMLQLKIEGKARIIEDPETLKKYWNGIQPNSRKDYITKKAPGTVIKNPDLVTYMDDEHHFCMIEIKPYKIEYLKLKRPNHIRIKYSKEGEKWVEEFMTP from the coding sequence ATGGAGCAGGTTTTCTGGAAGGAGCTAAATGAGGAATTACATAAAGGAACAACTAAAAAAGGGCATCCTTTTCGGTATATGACCCTTGCTACTGTGGGATTGGACCATTTGGCAAGACTCAGAACCGTGGTTTTGAGAAAGCTGAACGAAAATCTAGACCTTACGATATTCACGGACAAACGCTCTAAAAAAGTGATACATATTAAAGAGAACAACAAAGTAAGCCTGCTCCTATATCACCCCAAAAAGATGCTACAACTTAAAATAGAAGGGAAAGCTAGAATCATTGAAGACCCTGAAACTCTAAAAAAATACTGGAACGGCATACAGCCCAACAGTCGCAAAGATTACATTACCAAAAAGGCTCCTGGAACTGTCATCAAAAATCCTGATTTGGTAACCTACATGGATGATGAGCATCATTTTTGTATGATAGAAATAAAGCCTTATAAAATCGAGTATCTAAAACTAAAGAGACCAAACCACATCCGGATTAAATACTCCAAAGAGGGAGAAAAATGGGTAGAGGAATTTATGACTCCTTAA
- the rimO gene encoding 30S ribosomal protein S12 methylthiotransferase RimO, translated as MRTKTLKKNKINVVTLGCSKNVYDSEVLMGQLRANDKEVVHEEEGNVVVINTCGFIANAKEQSVNTILEYVQKKEAGEVDKVFVTGCLSERYKPDLQKEIPNVDEYFGTSELPNLLKALGADYKHELIGERLTTTPKNYAYLKIAEGCDRPCSFCAIPLMRGKHKSKPIEELVTETEKLAAKGVKELILIAQDLTYYGLDLYKKRNLAELLEALVKVEGIEWIRLHYAFPTGFPMDVLEVMKNEPKVCNYLDIPLQHISDSILKSMRRGTTQAKTTKLLQDFRATVPEMTIRTTLIVGYPGETEEDFKTLRNWVEDMRFERLGCFTYSHEENTHAYNLEDNVPEAVKQERANEIMEIQSQISWELNQQKIGQTFRCIIDRKEGNYFIGRTEFDSPDVDNEVLIDATKHYVKQGEFVDVTITDAADFDLYGDPVQ; from the coding sequence ATGCGAACAAAAACGCTCAAGAAGAATAAAATCAACGTAGTAACCCTTGGTTGCAGTAAGAATGTGTACGACTCGGAAGTTCTTATGGGCCAGTTGCGCGCTAACGATAAAGAGGTCGTTCATGAGGAAGAGGGGAATGTAGTCGTCATTAATACCTGCGGTTTTATTGCCAATGCCAAAGAGCAGAGTGTAAACACCATTCTTGAATATGTGCAGAAGAAGGAGGCCGGTGAGGTGGACAAGGTTTTTGTTACGGGCTGCTTAAGTGAGCGGTATAAGCCAGATTTGCAAAAAGAAATACCCAATGTAGACGAGTATTTTGGAACTAGCGAACTTCCCAACCTTCTAAAAGCTTTGGGAGCGGACTATAAGCACGAGCTTATAGGGGAGCGCTTGACCACGACGCCCAAAAATTACGCGTATCTTAAAATTGCGGAAGGTTGTGACCGTCCCTGTTCGTTTTGTGCCATACCCTTAATGCGCGGTAAGCATAAGAGTAAGCCCATTGAAGAATTGGTTACAGAAACGGAGAAACTGGCCGCAAAAGGCGTTAAGGAGTTGATTTTAATTGCGCAGGACTTAACCTATTACGGACTGGATTTATATAAGAAAAGAAACTTGGCGGAATTACTTGAAGCTTTGGTGAAAGTCGAAGGGATTGAATGGATACGGTTACATTATGCCTTCCCAACGGGTTTTCCGATGGATGTTTTGGAGGTAATGAAGAACGAGCCAAAGGTCTGTAACTATCTGGACATTCCTTTACAGCACATTTCCGATAGTATTTTAAAAAGTATGCGCCGTGGTACCACTCAGGCGAAAACAACGAAGCTTCTGCAGGATTTTAGGGCTACGGTACCAGAAATGACCATACGCACCACCTTGATAGTGGGCTACCCCGGGGAAACCGAGGAGGATTTTAAAACCTTGAGAAATTGGGTGGAAGATATGCGTTTTGAGCGTTTGGGCTGTTTTACCTATAGTCATGAAGAGAATACCCATGCCTATAATTTAGAGGACAATGTACCAGAAGCGGTAAAACAGGAACGTGCCAACGAGATTATGGAAATACAATCCCAGATTTCTTGGGAACTTAATCAGCAAAAAATAGGGCAGACCTTTCGGTGTATTATTGACAGAAAAGAAGGGAATTATTTTATCGGTAGAACGGAGTTCGACTCCCCAGATGTTGACAATGAGGTTTTAATCGATGCTACCAAGCACTATGTAAAACAGGGTGAATTTGTTGATGTAACCATTACAGATGCGGCAGATTTTGATTTGTACGGTGATCCTGTGCAGTAA
- the bshC gene encoding bacillithiol biosynthesis cysteine-adding enzyme BshC: protein MDIDCLPFKETGYFSNLICDYIEADKKIKMLYNNFPDRAGFQKQLKEKGANFPQENRAILKEALLHQYKDFNVSDSTLHHINSLKESSTFTIVTGHQLNLFTGPLYFLYKIIATINLAEQLKKDFPDSNFVPIYWMATEDHDFDEINYFNFQGKKLQWNKDASGAVGHLGTEGLDEVFRIFASHLGSSKNALELKNLFEKAYLENGTLTNATRFLANELFGEYGLVIVDGDDSKLKRLLIPYAKKDILEQKAHSEVSKTISAMEGLNEGYPIQVNPREINYFYLHEGLRERIVEHKDRYVVNDTAISFTEEELLRELEGHPERFSPNVIARPLYQEVILPNLCYIGGGGEIAYWLELKTTFEAMRVPFPILLLRNSALVISKKQLKKLDKMQLSVKDLFLKQNSLINKKIREISNVEIDFTSQKELLENQFKDLYTLAEQTDKSFLGAVKAQEVKQKKGLDHLEKRLLKAQKRKLKDHVIRMTEIQNELFPGKSLQERNLNFSELFLEYGDGLIPMLKNALQPLRMEFTVISL from the coding sequence ATGGATATTGACTGTTTACCCTTTAAAGAGACCGGCTACTTTTCAAATTTAATCTGTGACTATATTGAGGCGGATAAGAAGATTAAGATGCTCTACAACAACTTTCCGGACAGAGCAGGTTTCCAAAAACAGTTAAAAGAAAAAGGGGCGAACTTTCCCCAAGAAAATAGAGCTATTTTAAAGGAAGCGTTATTACATCAATATAAAGATTTTAATGTTTCCGATAGCACCTTACATCATATCAACAGTTTAAAGGAATCTTCAACGTTCACTATTGTAACGGGACATCAGTTAAACCTCTTTACGGGACCTTTATATTTTTTGTACAAAATCATAGCCACTATAAATCTCGCAGAACAGTTAAAAAAAGACTTCCCTGATTCCAATTTCGTGCCTATCTATTGGATGGCCACGGAAGACCATGATTTTGATGAAATAAATTATTTTAATTTTCAAGGTAAGAAGCTTCAATGGAACAAAGATGCCTCCGGAGCCGTTGGTCATTTAGGTACCGAAGGTTTAGATGAGGTATTCAGGATTTTTGCTAGCCATTTAGGGAGTAGTAAGAATGCTCTGGAATTGAAGAACCTTTTTGAAAAAGCCTATTTAGAAAACGGGACACTAACAAATGCAACCCGTTTCTTAGCGAACGAATTATTTGGGGAATATGGTTTGGTTATCGTAGATGGTGACGACAGTAAGCTTAAACGGCTGCTAATTCCATACGCAAAAAAAGATATCCTAGAACAAAAAGCCCATTCCGAGGTTAGCAAGACCATTAGTGCCATGGAAGGACTAAACGAGGGGTATCCCATACAGGTGAATCCTAGAGAAATTAATTATTTCTATTTGCACGAGGGCTTAAGAGAACGGATTGTTGAACACAAGGATAGGTATGTGGTAAATGACACGGCTATTTCCTTTACGGAAGAAGAGCTCCTGAGAGAATTAGAAGGACATCCAGAGCGCTTTTCGCCAAACGTAATCGCCAGACCATTGTATCAAGAGGTGATATTGCCCAATCTCTGCTATATTGGCGGAGGCGGCGAAATTGCATATTGGTTGGAGCTCAAGACAACTTTTGAAGCTATGCGGGTGCCTTTTCCTATTCTTCTACTAAGAAATTCGGCCTTGGTGATTTCAAAGAAACAGTTGAAAAAGTTGGATAAGATGCAATTGTCCGTCAAGGATTTGTTTCTAAAGCAAAATAGCCTCATTAATAAAAAAATACGTGAAATATCGAATGTCGAAATCGATTTTACTTCACAAAAAGAACTTTTGGAAAATCAATTTAAAGACTTGTATACCTTGGCCGAACAGACGGATAAATCTTTTTTAGGCGCCGTTAAGGCACAGGAGGTAAAACAAAAAAAAGGTCTTGACCATCTGGAAAAACGCCTGTTGAAGGCACAAAAAAGAAAATTGAAAGATCATGTCATTCGTATGACGGAAATACAGAACGAGCTCTTTCCAGGGAAATCTTTGCAAGAGCGTAATTTGAACTTTTCAGAACTTTTTTTGGAATACGGTGATGGTCTTATTCCCATGCTAAAGAATGCCTTACAGCCTTTACGTATGGAGTTCACTGTTATTAGCCTATAG
- a CDS encoding DUF3999 domain-containing protein, whose protein sequence is MKTKFIYYLTLLVCSYSFGQLDTYSEKIPLTGVSDSWHTIALPDTVFSKVNDEFSDIRIYGITEKDTIEAPYVLQTSRATGVENEIKFELVNQSFNANGFYFTYQIPVEESINKIALDFKNTNFDWKVQLEGSQNQNEWFTILEDYRILSIQNTETNYRFTDLIFPDSKFKYFRLFIKTATKPELLKSYLVSNKITPARYRSYSASDFSVSEKGKQTYIDIDLKKRVPIAFLKLKVTDDIAYYRTITIDYIADSTETEKGWRYSYRNLYRGTLTSFKANEFTFRPVLTSKFSVRIANNDNAPLHITDVEAKGYEYTLITRLMDDAKYDLVYGKENAYKPRYDIQQTGFTFPEDIKPLQLGQPEIIEKKPPFVKAPLFENKLWLWLLMGTIILVLGGFTLKMMQQK, encoded by the coding sequence ATGAAGACTAAATTCATCTATTATCTTACGCTGCTCGTTTGCTCTTATTCTTTTGGACAGTTGGACACTTATTCCGAAAAAATTCCCCTTACCGGGGTTTCAGACTCGTGGCACACGATAGCCCTACCCGATACGGTCTTTTCAAAGGTAAATGACGAATTTTCGGATATCCGCATTTATGGTATCACCGAAAAAGATACTATAGAGGCACCCTATGTACTACAAACTTCCAGAGCCACTGGAGTTGAGAATGAAATTAAATTTGAACTCGTAAACCAGTCTTTCAACGCCAATGGATTCTATTTTACCTATCAAATTCCCGTGGAAGAATCCATCAACAAAATAGCACTCGATTTTAAGAATACCAATTTTGATTGGAAGGTTCAATTGGAAGGAAGTCAAAATCAAAATGAATGGTTCACTATTCTAGAGGATTACAGAATTTTATCCATACAGAATACCGAAACCAACTACCGGTTTACGGACCTTATCTTTCCAGATTCAAAATTTAAGTATTTTAGACTATTTATAAAGACCGCAACAAAACCTGAGCTTTTAAAAAGCTATCTCGTTTCGAACAAAATTACGCCTGCACGTTATCGTTCTTATTCCGCCTCGGACTTCTCCGTGTCGGAAAAGGGAAAACAGACCTATATCGATATTGATTTAAAGAAACGTGTGCCCATAGCTTTTTTGAAGCTTAAAGTTACCGATGATATAGCGTATTACAGAACCATTACCATTGATTATATAGCGGACAGTACCGAAACCGAAAAAGGATGGCGGTATTCTTATAGAAATCTTTATCGCGGAACCTTGACCTCTTTCAAGGCGAATGAATTTACATTTAGGCCTGTATTAACATCAAAATTCAGCGTAAGGATAGCGAATAATGACAACGCGCCGCTACATATTACCGACGTAGAAGCCAAAGGTTATGAATATACCTTAATAACGCGCTTAATGGATGATGCGAAGTATGATTTGGTCTATGGAAAAGAAAATGCGTACAAACCCCGATATGATATTCAACAAACGGGCTTTACGTTCCCCGAGGATATAAAACCCTTACAACTAGGACAGCCGGAAATTATTGAGAAAAAACCTCCCTTCGTAAAGGCCCCACTATTTGAAAACAAGCTATGGCTCTGGTTGCTTATGGGTACCATTATTCTTGTATTGGGTGGTTTTACGCTTAAGATGATGCAGCAAAAGTAA
- a CDS encoding DUF2339 domain-containing protein yields MPDNQDNVSALLAKLELLLKKQESFNLEVNELRKDLKALQSEAPSKITETTPETKEATTPDNPIIKEETAVIKDTEAVIETKPIAPIEAPSKKFSAPIKKPKGKSNLEKFIGENLINKIGILITVIGVFIGAKYSIENNLISPLTRIILGYLVGLGLVATGIKLKAKYKNYSAVLVSGALAILYFITFAAYSFYDLFPQGVAFTLMVFLTVFGVVAALNYNKQIIAHIGLVGAYAVPFLLSNNSGNAWVLFSYMAIINLGILFISIKKYWKALYYVAFAFTWLIFSGWITFSYETKDHYQIALLFLFIFFLFFYATFLGYKLIKSEKFKVSDVFMLLLNSFIFYGFGFGLLAHNETGEELLGLFTLGNALVHFVVTTIIFKKNLGDKNLFYLAAGLVLIFITIAIPVQLDGNWVTLLWAMEAALLFWIGKSKNIRAYEYMSYPLMVIAFLSLTQDWALAYGGFTFNLEDERLQPILNAAFLTSFLFIAASGFINWVNKKYNAVDGKKSFISKVMSIAIPAVFILVLYCSFYLEIEYYFTQLYQASGIPMTITDTSEYSQYNENISQQRIVWLLNYTLLFLSVLTFINIHKLKSRVLGIVTLILSIFAGFLFLTTGLYALSELRENYLSGALAEFYTVSTFTITVRYVCFAFLALLLFMVRKLTLAPFMRINFNVPFGLLLHTSVLWIASSELIHWMDMSGSDQSYKLGLSILWGSYSLFLIILGLWKKKKYLRISAIVLFGVTLVKLFFYDIASLSTIAKTIVFVSLGVLLLIISFLYNKYKHIITEENED; encoded by the coding sequence ATGCCAGATAATCAAGACAACGTATCAGCACTTTTAGCAAAATTAGAACTGCTTTTAAAAAAGCAAGAAAGTTTTAATTTGGAAGTCAATGAGCTTCGCAAAGACTTAAAGGCATTGCAAAGTGAAGCGCCATCAAAGATTACTGAAACAACTCCTGAAACAAAAGAAGCAACTACCCCGGACAACCCTATTATAAAGGAGGAAACCGCTGTAATAAAAGATACTGAAGCGGTAATTGAAACAAAACCGATTGCACCCATTGAAGCTCCTTCTAAAAAGTTTTCCGCACCAATAAAAAAACCGAAGGGCAAATCAAATCTGGAGAAATTCATTGGGGAGAACCTAATTAATAAAATTGGTATTCTCATTACCGTTATTGGTGTATTCATAGGTGCCAAATATTCTATAGAAAACAACCTCATAAGCCCGCTGACCCGCATTATCTTGGGGTATTTGGTAGGTTTAGGACTGGTGGCAACAGGAATTAAACTAAAGGCAAAATATAAGAATTACAGCGCTGTACTGGTCAGTGGCGCCTTGGCGATATTATACTTTATCACCTTTGCAGCCTATAGTTTTTACGATTTATTTCCCCAAGGTGTAGCCTTTACCTTAATGGTCTTTTTAACCGTATTCGGGGTTGTGGCCGCATTAAATTACAACAAACAGATTATTGCCCATATAGGACTGGTCGGTGCCTATGCCGTGCCCTTTTTACTCAGTAATAATTCCGGCAATGCGTGGGTCCTGTTCAGTTATATGGCCATTATTAATTTGGGCATCCTTTTCATTTCCATAAAAAAATACTGGAAAGCGCTGTACTATGTCGCTTTTGCTTTTACATGGCTCATATTTAGCGGCTGGATTACTTTTTCTTACGAAACAAAGGACCATTATCAAATAGCACTCCTATTTCTTTTCATCTTCTTTTTATTCTTTTACGCAACATTTCTGGGTTATAAACTCATCAAGTCCGAAAAATTCAAAGTCTCGGATGTTTTTATGCTCTTGTTGAATTCCTTTATCTTTTACGGATTTGGATTTGGACTACTGGCCCATAACGAAACGGGTGAGGAATTGCTAGGTTTATTTACTCTGGGTAATGCGTTGGTCCATTTTGTGGTGACCACCATAATATTCAAAAAGAATCTTGGTGATAAGAACCTATTTTATCTTGCGGCAGGTTTAGTACTGATATTTATAACCATTGCCATACCCGTTCAATTAGACGGTAACTGGGTGACATTATTATGGGCCATGGAGGCGGCACTCTTATTCTGGATAGGAAAGAGCAAAAACATACGCGCCTACGAGTACATGTCCTATCCTTTAATGGTCATCGCGTTTTTAAGTTTGACCCAGGATTGGGCTTTAGCGTATGGTGGCTTTACCTTCAATCTAGAAGACGAGCGACTTCAGCCGATACTCAACGCAGCTTTTTTAACTTCGTTTCTTTTCATCGCGGCCTCTGGTTTTATCAATTGGGTGAACAAGAAATACAATGCCGTTGATGGGAAAAAGAGTTTCATATCCAAGGTCATGTCCATCGCAATACCCGCAGTTTTCATTTTAGTCCTTTATTGTTCGTTTTATTTGGAAATCGAATACTATTTCACACAATTATATCAAGCCTCCGGAATACCTATGACCATAACGGATACCTCTGAGTATTCGCAATACAACGAAAATATTTCCCAACAAAGAATTGTCTGGCTTCTGAACTATACCTTGTTGTTCTTGTCCGTTCTAACGTTCATCAACATTCACAAACTAAAAAGTAGGGTCCTTGGAATCGTTACTTTGATCCTGTCCATTTTTGCCGGGTTCCTATTCCTTACAACCGGGCTGTACGCACTTAGTGAACTTAGAGAAAATTACTTGAGCGGAGCATTGGCCGAGTTCTATACCGTGAGCACATTTACCATTACCGTACGCTATGTCTGCTTTGCGTTTTTAGCATTACTGCTTTTCATGGTCCGTAAATTGACTTTGGCTCCTTTTATGAGGATAAACTTTAATGTTCCATTTGGACTTTTACTGCATACCTCCGTATTATGGATTGCAAGTAGTGAGCTTATTCATTGGATGGATATGAGTGGCTCTGACCAAAGCTATAAATTGGGCCTTAGTATTCTCTGGGGAAGTTATTCCTTGTTCTTGATTATATTGGGGCTTTGGAAGAAGAAAAAATACCTTCGTATTTCGGCAATCGTACTCTTTGGCGTAACCCTTGTAAAACTTTTCTTTTATGATATAGCGTCTTTGAGCACTATTGCCAAGACCATTGTTTTTGTTTCTCTTGGCGTGCTGCTCCTTATTATCTCATTCTTGTACAATAAATACAAACATATTATTACGGAAGAAAATGAAGACTAA